In Gammaproteobacteria bacterium, the sequence GCCACGCCGTCTTCGCCAGCCAGCGTGATCAGGGGTTCCACCACGCGCCTCAGCTCCTTGGCCTTGGGGACGGTGGTGGTGATGCTCTCGTGCTCGATCAGCGAGGCGGCCATGTTGCGGAACATGGCGCGGCGGTGGTCGCTGGTGCGTCCCAGGCTGCGGCCGGACTTGCGGTGTCGCATGACGGAACCTCTCGCTCGGACGAACGGCTAGGCGGCGGTCTTCAGGCCCGCCGGCGGCCACTCGGGCAGCTCGGAGCCCAGCTCCAGACCCCGCTCGCCCAGCTTCTCCTGGATTTCCGTCAGGGAGCGCTTGCCGAGGTTGGGCGTGCGCAGCAGTTCGGCGTCGGTCTTCTGCACGAGGTCGCCCACGAAGTGGATGTTCTCGGCCTTCAGGCAGTTCACCGAGCGGGCGTTGAGCTGCAGGTCCTCGATCGGCGACATGTAGAGCTGGCGCAGTTGCGGGTCGATGCCCATCAGGCCGACGTTCTCGCTCGGCGCAAGGTCCACGAACACGGTGAGCTGGTCGCGCAGGATTTCGCCGGCGCGGCGCACGGCGTCGCCCGGATCGATGGCGCCGTTGGTCTCCAGCTCCACGATCAGGCGGTCGAGGTCGGTGCGGCGCTCCACGCGCGCGGCCTCGACGTCGTAGCTGACGCGCCGGACCGGGCTGAACGAAGCGTCGAGCTGCAGCCGGCCCATCGTGACGCTGCCCTCGGTGACCTCGGCCATGCGCGTGGCGGGGCGGTAGCCGCGGCCGGTGGCCACGGTCAGGCGCATGCTCAGCTCCACGCCGGAAGTCAACGTGGCGATGTGCTGGTCCGGGTTGACCACCTCGACGTCATGGTCGGTGGCGATGTCGCCGGCCGTGACCTGGCCCGGCCCCTTCTTCACCAGCATCAGCTCGGCGCTGGCGCGCGCGTGCATGCGCACGGCCACGTCCTTGAGGTTCAGCAGGATCTCCACCACGTCTTCCTTGACCCCCTCGATGGAGCTGTATTCATGCAGCACCTCGTTCTGGATCTCGGCCTCGATGATGGCGGCGCCCGGCATGCTCGACAGCAGCAGGCGGCGCAACGCGTTGCCCAGCGTGTGGCCGAAGCCGCGCTCCAGCGGCTCTATCGTGATGCGGGCGCGGTTCGGGTGGCCGCGCTCCTCAACGCGAACGATGCGGGGCTTCAGGAAGGTATGTACTGATTGGTCCATGGCGCTTGCACTCCTGCTACTTGGAATAAAGCTCTACAACCAGGCTTTCGTTAATGTCGGGCAGGATCTCCTCACGCTCCGGCAGGCTCTTGACCGTGCCTGAAAGCGCTTTCGGATCCACCTCCAGCCACTCGGGGAAGCCGAGCTGGCGGGCGATCTCCAGGGCGTTCTGAATCCTGAGCTGCTCCTTCGCGCGCGGATGCACGGCAACGACGTCGCCCGCCTTGACCTGGTAGGACGGGATGTTGACCGCGCGGCCGTTGACCTGGATTCCGCGGTGCGTGACGAGTTGCCGGGCCTCGGGCCGGGTGGCGCCGAATCCCAGGCGATAGACGATGTTGTCCAGGCGGCCTTCCAGCAGCCTCAGGAGGTTATCGCCGGTGGAGCCCTTCTGGCGCGCGGCGCGCTTGTAGTAGTTGCGGAACTGCCGCTCGAGCACGCCGTACATGCGCCTCAGCTTCTGCTTCTCGCGAAGCTGCAGGCCGTAATCGGAGATGCGCCCGGGACGCTGGGTGCTGCGCGCGCCGGGCACGCGGTCGTGCCGGCACTTCTCCTCGAGCGAGCGCACCCGGCTCTTGAGCAGCAGGTCGGTGCCCTCGCGCCGCGAGAGCTTGCATACGGGTCCGGTGTAACGGGCCATGCCTGGCGCCTCCCTAAACGCGGCGCCGCTTGGGGGCGCGGCAGCCGTTGTGCGGGATGGGGGTGACATCCTCGATGTGGGTGATGCGGAAACCGGCGGCGTTGAGCGCCCGGACCGCGGACTCGCGCCCGGGGCCGGGGCCGCGCACCCGGACCTGCAGGTTTGCCATGCCCATCTCGCGGGCGCGGTTGGCGGCGCGCTCGGCCGCCACCTGGGCGGCGAACGGCGTGGACTTGCGCGAACCGCGGAAGCCCGAGCCGCCGGAGGTGGCCCAGGACAGCGCGTTGCCCTGCGGGTCGGTGATCGTGATGATTGTGTTGTTGAACGACGCGTGGATGTGCGCGATGCCGTCCACGACATGGCGCCTGGCCGCTTTCTTACGGGGTTTGGGTTTTGCCATCTCGATAACCCCCTACTTGCGGATGGGCCGGCGCGGACCCTTGCGGGTGCGCGCGTTGGTGCGGCTGCGCTGGCCGCGCACCGGCAGCCCGCGCCGGTGGCGCAGTCCGCGGTAGCAGCCCAGGTCCATCAGCCGCTTGACGTTCATGGAGTTCTCGCGCCGCAGGTCGCCTTCGAGCTGGTAGCGGGCCACGCTGGAGCGGATGCGTTCGATCGCGGGCTCGTCCAGGTCCTTGACCTGCA encodes:
- the rpsM gene encoding 30S ribosomal protein S13, with product MARISGINVPVYKHVRVALTHIFGIGPARALEICQLSNVQPDVQVKDLDEPAIERIRSSVARYQLEGDLRRENSMNVKRLMDLGCYRGLRHRRGLPVRGQRSRTNARTRKGPRRPIRK
- the rpsK gene encoding 30S ribosomal protein S11 gives rise to the protein MAKPKPRKKAARRHVVDGIAHIHASFNNTIITITDPQGNALSWATSGGSGFRGSRKSTPFAAQVAAERAANRAREMGMANLQVRVRGPGPGRESAVRALNAAGFRITHIEDVTPIPHNGCRAPKRRRV
- the rpoA gene encoding DNA-directed RNA polymerase subunit alpha, which codes for MDQSVHTFLKPRIVRVEERGHPNRARITIEPLERGFGHTLGNALRRLLLSSMPGAAIIEAEIQNEVLHEYSSIEGVKEDVVEILLNLKDVAVRMHARASAELMLVKKGPGQVTAGDIATDHDVEVVNPDQHIATLTSGVELSMRLTVATGRGYRPATRMAEVTEGSVTMGRLQLDASFSPVRRVSYDVEAARVERRTDLDRLIVELETNGAIDPGDAVRRAGEILRDQLTVFVDLAPSENVGLMGIDPQLRQLYMSPIEDLQLNARSVNCLKAENIHFVGDLVQKTDAELLRTPNLGKRSLTEIQEKLGERGLELGSELPEWPPAGLKTAA
- the rpsD gene encoding 30S ribosomal protein S4 yields the protein MARYTGPVCKLSRREGTDLLLKSRVRSLEEKCRHDRVPGARSTQRPGRISDYGLQLREKQKLRRMYGVLERQFRNYYKRAARQKGSTGDNLLRLLEGRLDNIVYRLGFGATRPEARQLVTHRGIQVNGRAVNIPSYQVKAGDVVAVHPRAKEQLRIQNALEIARQLGFPEWLEVDPKALSGTVKSLPEREEILPDINESLVVELYSK